One window of the Micropterus dolomieu isolate WLL.071019.BEF.003 ecotype Adirondacks linkage group LG08, ASM2129224v1, whole genome shotgun sequence genome contains the following:
- the si:ch211-251b21.1 gene encoding probable glutamate receptor, with protein sequence MKGCMAFVLCVAALTAWLVTADAKELSITTIKQDPYTMSKGSELEGYCIDLITELSKKLGFKYKLHLVKDSRYGAMDPSGNWNGMIGEIIRGEADLAVAPLTLTAVREQYVDMTTPFMQTGIGFILSKDLATEESTFSLLSPFSTDMWIGVLIAFLLTGLCIFLVGRISPTEWAEPDTEEHSFTLLHSFWYITGALTLQGAGPHPKAVSGRLVSAIWWLFAVLLLACYFGNFNSMLRSNDKHVTIKSFEDLANQDVMDYGTFESGSTMLFFKNSNNPVYRRMYQHMERKKSYVSTMEEGVRRTQEGNFAFIGEAVSLDLAVARYCKLTRSQEVIGMRAYSIAAPVGSPLVKNLTMAILQLSESGELTYLRDKWWASSCVGANKAHPSKALQPHDLRGLFLILGLGLGVGLLLALLEILSMARNQAKDSKKSCCSVLTSELNRRFGSGGESPEQESSDKSKA encoded by the exons ATGAAAGGCTGCATGGCTTTTGTCCTCTGTGTGGCAGCGCTGACTGCATGGCTAGTCACTGCAG ATGCCAAGGAGTTATCCATCACTACGATAAAG CAAGATCCGTACACCATGAGCAAAGGCTCAGAGCTGGAGGGCTACTGCATTGATTTGATCACTGAACTCTCCAAGAAGCTGGGCTTCAAGTACAAACTCCACCTGGTGAAGGATAGCCGCTACGGAGCCATGGACCCCAGTGGCAACTGGAACGGCATGATTGGTGAGATCATCAGAGGG GAGGCTGACCTGGCGGTGGCCCCCCTCACCCTCACTGCGGTCAGAGAGCAGTATGTGGACATGACCACCCCCTTCATGCAAACAGGAATCGGCTTCATCTTGAGCAAAGACTTGGCCACCGAAGAGAGCACCTTCAGCCTGCTGTCACCCTTCTCCACCGACATGTGGATTGGTGTCCTCATCGCATTCCTGCTGACAGGTCTCTGCATATTCCTGGTGGGCAG gATCAGTCCCACTGAATGGGCTGAGCCAGACACAGAGGAGCACAGCTTCACACTGCTGCACAGCTTCTGGTACATTACCGGAGCGCTCACACTGCAAG GTGCTGGTCCTCACCCTAAAGCCGTGTCCGGGCGGCTCGTCAGCGCTATTTGGTGGCTGTTCGCTGTACTGCTGCTGGCCTGCTACTTTGGCAACTTCAACTCCATGCTGCGCTCCAACGACAAACACGTCACCATCAAGAGCTTTGAAGACCTTGCTAACCAGGATGTGATGGATTATGGTACATTCGAATCTGGATCCACCATGCTTTTCTTTAAG aatTCCAACAACCCCGTGTACCGGCGAATGTACCAGCACATGGAGCGTAAGAAGAGCTACGTGTCTACCATGGAGGAAGGTGTTCGCCGCACCCAGGAGGGAAACTTTGCCTTCATTGGTGAAGCAGTGTCCTTGGACTTGGCAGTGGCTCGCTACTGTAAATTGACCCGTTCACAGGAAGTGATCGGTATGAGAGCCTACAGTATTGCAGCGCCTGTGG GTTCCCCACTAGTCAAAAATCTAACCATGGCCATCCTGCAGCTCAGTGAGTCTGGTGAGCTGACATACCTGCGGGACAAGTGGTGGGCCAGCAGCTGTGTGGGAGCCAACAAGGCCCACCCCTCCAAGGCCCTACAGCCTCATGATCTTCGGGGTCTCTTCCTCATCCTGGGCCTTGGCTTGGGTGTCGGGCTCCTGCTGGCCCTGCTGGAGATCTTATCCATGGCCCGCAACCAAGCTAAAGATAGCAAG AAATCCTGCTGCTCGGTGTTGACATCAGAGTTGAACCGCCGATTCGGCAGTGGAGGGGAGAGTCCAGAGCAAGAGAGCTCAGACAAAAGCAAAGCCTAA